The following coding sequences are from one Geodermatophilus normandii window:
- a CDS encoding diguanylate cyclase domain-containing protein, with amino-acid sequence MRAARPADRTASPAEARETSGATTGLVLEYVRQHAGEAAVEDTLRRAGVPFTAAELSRPSTWTSYDTRIRLFTAATEVLGDPGVMFRIGADSLRTGMNSSVVVLVRAMGSPRQVYARLPRAVANFTTTSTMEVVESDATSATLRYRLHEGYVHSRLDCDYARGLISMVPAIFGLPPARVVHEECESSGAAACVYHLSWDRRSRWSRRRGGPASADPELAALRSQVRGLQEAATDLVDGEDLETVLRRIVDRAAAAVLAPAYLLAVSAPHGGAPLVHSSGLDPAEVPLLVARLLAGNDLGPGAVTVDVASARRTHGRLAALNRPGQGGLGDERAMLAAYAGHAAAALDLVLALEDSRSEARRAGALLDLAHDLAQAAEAREICEVVAGALPRIVGCGSSGVLLWDPAAGVLRAAACAGLPPEQEAVLRTATLRAGDVPEVFGILTDREPRVISAVGASAPMRDLLAALLLTDVVAVPLLAGTTFLGVVTASWADGEVSGALDADVLARLRGVGDQASTALQKARLLETVRHQASHDALTGLPNRVLFRERLADALAAAAPSGSVGVLFCDLDRFKAVNDSLGHAAGDELLRQVSARLRAAVRPGDTVGRLSGDEFAVLLPRLASPSDAQAVVGRVAAAFAEPFRLDGIPVPMGTSTGVAVHTGCGEDPSATAERLLREADTAMYRHKHRDRPPAPAPRPAE; translated from the coding sequence GTGAGAGCAGCGCGGCCGGCGGACCGGACAGCATCCCCGGCAGAGGCCCGGGAGACGTCGGGCGCGACGACGGGCCTCGTCCTGGAGTACGTCCGCCAGCACGCCGGTGAGGCGGCGGTCGAGGACACCCTCCGCCGGGCCGGCGTGCCCTTCACCGCCGCCGAGCTGTCGCGGCCCTCGACCTGGACCAGCTACGACACGCGGATCCGCCTGTTCACCGCCGCCACCGAGGTGCTGGGTGATCCCGGCGTCATGTTCCGCATCGGCGCGGACTCGCTGCGCACCGGGATGAACTCCTCCGTCGTCGTGCTGGTGCGCGCCATGGGCTCACCGCGCCAGGTCTACGCCCGCCTGCCGCGCGCGGTCGCCAACTTCACCACCACCTCCACCATGGAGGTGGTCGAGTCCGACGCCACCTCGGCGACGCTGCGGTACCGGCTGCACGAGGGCTACGTCCACTCGCGGCTGGACTGCGACTACGCGCGCGGCCTGATCAGCATGGTGCCGGCCATCTTCGGCCTGCCGCCGGCCCGCGTCGTCCACGAGGAGTGCGAGTCCTCCGGCGCGGCGGCCTGCGTCTACCACCTCTCCTGGGACCGGCGGAGCCGCTGGTCGCGCCGGCGCGGCGGCCCGGCCTCGGCCGACCCGGAGCTGGCCGCCCTGCGCTCGCAGGTGCGCGGCCTGCAGGAGGCGGCCACCGACCTGGTCGACGGCGAGGACCTGGAGACCGTCCTGCGCCGCATCGTCGACCGCGCCGCCGCCGCGGTCCTCGCCCCCGCCTACCTGCTCGCCGTCTCCGCGCCGCACGGCGGCGCCCCCCTCGTGCACAGCTCCGGCCTCGACCCCGCCGAGGTGCCGCTGCTGGTGGCGCGGCTGCTCGCCGGGAACGACCTCGGGCCGGGCGCGGTGACCGTCGACGTCGCCTCCGCCCGCCGGACCCACGGCCGGCTGGCCGCCCTCAACCGGCCCGGCCAGGGGGGGCTCGGCGACGAGCGGGCGATGCTCGCCGCCTACGCCGGCCACGCGGCGGCCGCCCTCGACCTCGTCCTCGCCCTCGAGGACAGCCGGTCGGAGGCCCGCCGGGCCGGCGCCCTGCTCGACCTCGCCCACGACCTGGCCCAGGCGGCCGAGGCGCGGGAGATCTGCGAGGTGGTGGCCGGGGCGCTGCCCCGCATCGTCGGCTGCGGCAGCTCCGGCGTGCTGCTCTGGGACCCCGCCGCAGGCGTCCTGCGGGCGGCGGCCTGCGCCGGCCTGCCGCCCGAGCAGGAGGCGGTCCTGCGGACCGCGACCCTGCGGGCCGGCGACGTCCCCGAGGTCTTCGGCATCCTCACCGACCGCGAGCCGCGGGTCATCAGCGCCGTCGGCGCCAGCGCCCCCATGCGGGACCTGCTCGCCGCGCTCCTGCTGACCGACGTCGTCGCCGTCCCCCTCCTCGCCGGGACGACCTTCCTCGGGGTGGTCACCGCGAGCTGGGCCGACGGCGAGGTCAGCGGCGCCCTCGACGCCGACGTCCTGGCCCGGCTGCGAGGTGTGGGCGACCAGGCCTCCACCGCCCTGCAGAAGGCCCGGCTGCTCGAGACCGTCCGGCACCAGGCCAGCCACGACGCCCTGACCGGCCTGCCCAACCGCGTGCTGTTCCGCGAGCGGCTGGCCGACGCGCTCGCCGCCGCCGCCCCGTCCGGGTCCGTCGGCGTGCTGTTCTGCGACCTCGACCGGTTCAAGGCGGTCAACGACAGCCTCGGTCACGCCGCCGGCGACGAGCTGCTGCGGCAGGTGTCGGCGCGGTTGCGCGCCGCCGTCCGCCCCGGCGACACCGTCGGGCGGCTCAGCGGGGACGAGTTCGCGGTGCTGCTCCCGCGGCTGGCGTCCCCGTCGGACGCCCAGGCCGTCGTGGGCCGCGTGGCGGCGGCGTTCGCCGAGCCGTTCCGCCTCGACGGCATCCCGGTGCCCATGGGCACGAGCACCGGCGTCGCCGTGCACACCGGGTGCGGCGAGGACCCCTCGGCCACGGCCGAGCGGCTGCTGCGCGAGGCCGACACGGCGATGTACCGCCACAAGCACCGCGACCGCCCGCCGGCCCCGGCCCCCCGCCCCGCGGAGTAG
- a CDS encoding tyrosine-protein phosphatase, with the protein MTSTPSDLRTGRWLRLDGTTNTRDLGGLPTTDGGTTAFGRVLRSDNLQTLSDDDVRRLVEDLHLRDVIDLRTTAEVLLEGRGPLRGVEGVTHRHFSLLPERGHHTDVFAVEEDEVPELPADWAETVLPRQTTEADEVEPPAVRSYLGYLHHRPENVLAALRTIASGDGAAVVHCAAGKDRTGVVAMFALAAAGVPDEEIVADYAMTAEVIEALVAKLRQSPTYAEDMTRREVAVHTPRAETMRRLLEILRERHGGPLGWLEEHGFGAREQAALRARLRD; encoded by the coding sequence GTGACCTCGACCCCCTCCGACCTGCGCACCGGCCGCTGGCTGCGACTCGACGGCACGACGAACACGCGCGACCTGGGCGGCCTGCCCACCACCGACGGTGGCACGACCGCCTTCGGCCGCGTCCTGCGCAGCGACAACCTGCAGACCCTCAGCGACGACGACGTCCGGCGCCTGGTGGAGGACCTGCACCTGCGCGACGTCATCGACCTGCGCACGACGGCCGAGGTGCTGCTCGAGGGACGCGGGCCGCTGCGCGGGGTCGAGGGCGTCACGCACCGCCACTTCAGCCTGCTGCCCGAGCGGGGCCACCACACCGACGTCTTCGCCGTCGAGGAGGACGAGGTCCCCGAGCTGCCGGCCGACTGGGCCGAGACGGTGCTCCCGCGGCAGACCACCGAGGCCGACGAGGTCGAGCCGCCGGCGGTGCGCTCCTACCTCGGCTACCTGCACCACCGGCCCGAGAACGTGCTGGCCGCGCTGCGGACGATCGCGTCCGGGGACGGCGCGGCGGTCGTGCACTGCGCGGCCGGCAAGGACCGGACCGGCGTCGTCGCGATGTTCGCGCTGGCCGCGGCCGGGGTGCCCGACGAGGAGATCGTCGCCGACTACGCGATGACCGCCGAGGTCATCGAGGCGCTGGTGGCCAAGCTGCGGCAGTCGCCCACCTACGCCGAGGACATGACCCGCCGCGAGGTCGCCGTCCACACGCCGCGGGCGGAGACCATGCGCCGGCTGCTGGAGATCCTGCGGGAGCGGCACGGCGGGCCGCTCGGCTGGCTCGAGGAGCACGGCTTCGGCGCCCGCGAGCAGGCCGCCCTCCGGGCCCGCCTCCGCGACTGA